GATTGAAAACGCTAAGGCCAAGAGTCTCGAGGCTATGTTTAACGATCAGCACGCAAAGACATTCGCAGTAGCGGAGGAAACGATTTCGCTTTTAAAGAATCGCTTTAGATGCTTACTAGGCAAACCACCGATCCCGTACACGCCCGCCGAATGCGTGACTATCATAGACGTTTGTTGTGCGCTTCATAACATGTGCATTGcatgtaaaaatgtaaaataacaaGTAAAATTGTAACCGTGCTTAGGATTCTTTTGCCTGTAttcgtttatttcttcttcaacACCTCTATTAATTCCCGCAGCGTACTATTTACATTCTTCATATTCTCGTTCATCTCATCGCATGATTTCTTCGTTGCTCGTAACTGAGCGGTTAGTTCATGGCTAGCGGTCAACGAAGCATTCATCGCTACAATCATTTCTTTGTTAGTTTCGAGAGCCTTGCGAAATTTAGCATCTCGTACACTTTTCCGCCATTTTCCGAAGGGCATTGGATTTGACTCTTCGTCAGCCGAATAGTTGTTAGTCCCGTTGGCCAATGGGTCCTTATCATGCCTTTGCTTTGTGATGGTTATATTGGGAAGTTTTTCCAACCGTTTTTGGCAGTTATTGATCTCCCTCGACGAGCTTTGCTTCGCTAATGGAATATTATCATCGGACGCGTCTTGCAACATGCTCGCAAGCGTGTTTGAATCTTCCGCATCGAAAGTGTTATTTTTGAAACCGTTTGCCTGAACGCTGGGCATGTCTTCCGAGCCGGAAGCCATGTCTTCCGATAGTTTCACCTTCTTCATTTCAATGTTTAACAGTTTCACTACTCTTTTGTGCATCACGGAAAGTACCCTTGGATAATTGCCTGCCGCAATGTCGTCATTTTGTTGCCGTACTCGTTTCTTTACACTACATTTATAGTCAAACCAAacctgataaaaaaaaacaatacgatTTAACGTGCATGGCTTGATAAAAAAGGGTGGCTTTTTACCCGTTTCCACGACGATGTGTCTCTAACTACCGGTCCATGGTCGTTCAGATCTTTAGcaacttttttccaaaatgcAGTCTGCGGGCCCCTTACAGCGTTATTCGCAATGGCAGGTTCATTTTCCATTAAGCTTATCAGCCTGGACAGTTGTTGGTTTGTAATTCGTGTAAACCTACAATAAATCAGTAAAATTAGAAGAAAGCAATACTTTAAACTATACGTAAATGGATTAACGATAGCTTACGGTTTACTCCCTCTTCGGTCCATTGTTAGAAATGTGTTTAATCGAAGTATACGTCGAAACGCGCAAGAAGATGGTTTCTGCAGAGCTGAAATAGTTTCGCACTAAATTCCACAAATCACTTCACAGCTACAAAGCCAATTACGTACACTAATAGAACATCGAATTAAGAATGTAATgataattttatgaaaaatatggtTTGTTGATTGCTGAACTACACAGTAAACAACAAATCGGACGCCACCACTTTCAAAACAGCGAAAAGAATCTGACAACAGGTCCTCGGGttgtcaaaaaatcaaatgtttGTGTTGACATTAGATGGCCTTGAACGCGGATGTGCTAACATTGTTGCGAGTttttaaataagtaaataCTTGGTAAATCTATTtctaaatgaaaatgaaatcagAACGCTCAATTTTCGAGCTACCGCaatgcaattaatttaaatcctatttttatgcttcaaaaGTAACATGGCTGCTTACGACACGCAGTTGATGAAAACTGTCAATACATTTTATACACAATTCCGTTGCAAATATGACAGATGTTGGTGTTCAAACTGTCAACCAGACGCCGTACGCCGGAGCTATTTTGTATTGCTGCTATTTGCGTTCAAATATTATAAAACCACAAGCGGCACAATAGGGGAAGCGAATTCATTTCTATTGCTGCGCGCTGTGCATTCTTAATCTTTGGTTAATCACGCGCTTGAGCACAGCAACACCTTCCAGCCGCTTGATACGGCAGCCTTTCGCTGGAAAAAACGAGTTTTCGAAAGCAAGGCAGCCCCGGTCGTAAAAGCTGACTCATAGCGACAGGACATGGATATTGATAGCAGTGAACAAACTTCGGCCACTTTGGAAAACCATAACGATGAGCTGCATCGGAGCCGATCCCCGTTGGAAACGGTTGCCGAAGAAGCAGAAGGTAAGCGCTTCCATTCACTTTACTAtgctttgggtttttgttgtgtgtgcgaCATGCTTGGGATGCATTTTTTGGTAGTATATTGTGTGTAATGCCCTAGCTCTTCTGTAGCTCTGTTTCCCTGTTTCCTATCGGTGTTTGGGATAGTTACACGGTAGCCTATTGTTTGTCTCATCGGTCTATCTATGTCGCTTTCATTGTAGGATATCATCCCATTATGGTTACACCACAAACGGTATGGAGTTCGTATCCGCTTCTCGTAGAAGACAGCAACCGGCTGATGCTGGCACCATCACTCGAACTCACCTTACGTTATTTTTTCACCCACTGTGGAAGGGACGTCACGGAGATAAGCCGGTCCGATCTGATGATAGTACTTATCTACGTGATCGCCCTCGAGTTGTGTTTGATACCGAAGGGTGCTTCACTACCCGCGTCATTACGGTCGGAGAAGCATTACGTCTACCGGTCGTTCGACAAACGGCTCGTGAAACATTTCGCCACCCGCTTACCAATGGACTGGTTCCAAAAGCGGGCCGGCTGTTACCGTTTCGATTTGGAGTTGGTACACGAGAAAGCGTTGTACAAAAATCTAACCTGCTCGCTGGTTGCCTTTTGCAGTGGAGACTTGCTCATTGTGAACCTAATACCGCACCATGGCTATAAGGCAGGATTTTCCACCGTGATTCCCGTGTGCTTTCACGTCCCGTCGGTCAATGCGGACCGACTTCCGCTGTGTTACCAGTATCTGCAGGGGCTTTCGATGAAGTTGAAGAATGATCTGTTTGTGCCATTTCGGAACCACATGTACACTAAATTTATTCCAACCATCAGCCCATCGCTCCAAGGGATACCTGCGGAGACGATGTTGAAGGTGTGTGCGCACCTAGATCTACGCACCAGAGAAAACGTGAAAGAAGTTGTAAATACGTTCCTTTCAACCTAATGTTACATGCAATGTGTTATGTATCTCTTTGAATTTAATCTTAATAAAGTAACTACAGTTGTATAGGCTGTTGTAAATTATCGTTAGCTGTGTGTAAAAAGTGTGCTTTTGTAAAGGTTTGGTGTGGAAAGAATGCTTATAGATAGGCACAACGCTTGTTTGAATGTAGCATAAGCTTCCAAAGGCAGATTAGCCTAGCTGTATTGTAAACTGTTCACCACAATTTGCAGATGAAAGCGAAGACGAATCATTACGCCAAAGGATTGAAGCGTTAAGTATTTTGAGCAATGAAACAGCCGGACCCTCCAACCAAACGAACGAGTCACTGTCAATGAGCGAATTTCCGCTACGAGATGAATCTGGTAAGTGCATTACATTCCCTACATGATGAACGATTAATTATGCgtaaaaaatcgttctaatCATGAAATTCATcacataaatgtttaaaaaagaaaacggataTTTAAACAAAGCTTCAATTCAAAGAGCTACCCTGTGTCGATTTGACAGCTTAACGCCCAAGGTGTTTAATGAGCCTTTGGAAAACGTCCTTTGCGGAGAGAACATATATATCTCTCTTTCTAAATACATGTCTTGCGCGTTCTCTCTTGCGCCTGCAAGCATCAAACGAAACGCCCATTGTTCTCCACTATGGGAGTATTCTTTTTGGTCATAAAATACGAATTCATTGACGGTAAAAAATGTACCTGTCCGATGCTGTAGTAGTAGTGTAGCTTCGGCCTGTGGTGTTTCGTACGGTGTGTGTTTCCGCGTATTCGATAGCTGTATCGAGAGTGTTTTGTGGTGATTTACCTGTGTGAAAATTCAACCAACTGGTTGTAAAGGTGTGCGGATACGAAACGGCTGCATCCGTTGCACCGTAGTGGCAAGGcatcgtttgctttctttatgGTCAGTTTCCGTTTACGTTAGTTTCTGCACTGTGTAGTGTCAACAAAGCGCTGTTCTGGAATGTGAATGTGTTGAAATAATTGTAtgctgcgtgtgtgcgtgcgtgtgtgcgttcaCGTTAAACTCCGATCGTCTGCGGAACAGCGGAAATtggaaaagtgtgaaaaagagGAAGGATCAAGTGGCTAACAAATAATTGAACCTCCATTTGTTTGGATGGGCAGTGCGTTTGAAATGTGTGTGCTGTTCCCTGCATCCCCGCAGAAAGTGCGTgagatgtatgtgtgtgtgtgtgtgcggaggTGTaagcgtgtttgtgtgtgtgtttgattgaatttgtgtTGTAGATGATCGTCAAGTGCATCGGGCTGTAATGCATCGTATGGGAAAGAGTTGTACGTTAGTCAGATTGTGGCATTACTACGTTGTGCTGTACGTACGTGTTAGTGCAATATacgtacacgcacacaaacgtgCGAACGCGTCGTGACCACGTATACACACATACGTTGCGTGTACCATTTCATATTTGTCTCGTTTCTTGCGTTGTACTCGAAAATGCATGTTCTCTTCAGCTTTCTCATTACCTTACATTCTTTTATTTAtcgaatttgaataaaaaaacgaagaaatgaagatagaaaaaaaagtgagcaTAAATATTGAAACTTTCGTTaaaaagttaaagaaaaagagGAAAGTTTTCCGtctaaattattaaataaattattgtaattTGCCCTAAGTTTAAGTGCCCTAAGTTTAACAAACAGTTTTACATACGTTAATGCAATGTCTGTTTAGTTGGGTTAAAAAAACGGTCAATTTTCACTTGTCAACTGCTTAAAATACTTCcaaaacaatagaaatatATATTGTAGAGATCAGAAATTAGTTTTTGGgcgtttttaatttgaaagtCTATTCGACACCCAAGGAACGTTCGAAATGTGTattaagaagaagagaaatgcGATGTTGATTAACAGCTTAAAAATGTTTCGCGCGAGCTTAAATTTCGGGCGGTTCGATTTGCATGAATATCAATCGCTGGTGAAAAGGAGAAATAGAATAATAAATGTGTGTTTGAAGGCGTACGGGATATATATAAGCGAAACATCGACTTGTGATTAGCATAACGAAGATTTGCGTCGAAGTGTTTCGTTCGATGATCATTGCCTGTTCGACTGTGCACCATGA
The DNA window shown above is from Anopheles funestus chromosome 3RL, idAnoFuneDA-416_04, whole genome shotgun sequence and carries:
- the LOC125771181 gene encoding uncharacterized protein LOC125771181, which gives rise to MDRRGSKPFTRITNQQLSRLISLMENEPAIANNAVRGPQTAFWKKVAKDLNDHGPVVRDTSSWKRVWFDYKCSVKKRVRQQNDDIAAGNYPRVLSVMHKRVVKLLNIEMKKVKLSEDMASGSEDMPSVQANGFKNNTFDAEDSNTLASMLQDASDDNIPLAKQSSSREINNCQKRLEKLPNITITKQRHDKDPLANGTNNYSADEESNPMPFGKWRKSVRDAKFRKALETNKEMIVAMNASLTASHELTAQLRATKKSCDEMNENMKNVNSTLRELIEVLKKK
- the LOC125771182 gene encoding uncharacterized protein LOC125771182, whose protein sequence is MDIDSSEQTSATLENHNDELHRSRSPLETVAEEAEGYHPIMVTPQTVWSSYPLLVEDSNRLMLAPSLELTLRYFFTHCGRDVTEISRSDLMIVLIYVIALELCLIPKGASLPASLRSEKHYVYRSFDKRLVKHFATRLPMDWFQKRAGCYRFDLELVHEKALYKNLTCSLVAFCSGDLLIVNLIPHHGYKAGFSTVIPVCFHVPSVNADRLPLCYQYLQGLSMKLKNDLFVPFRNHMYTKFIPTISPSLQGIPAETMLKVCAHLDLRTRENVKEVVNTFLST